One genomic segment of Oncorhynchus nerka isolate Pitt River linkage group LG16, Oner_Uvic_2.0, whole genome shotgun sequence includes these proteins:
- the LOC115144466 gene encoding zinc finger protein 503-like → MITSPALSVLRNSIVNPVWESSSSGEKGATTVNKPFLHLVSPSDPLRQANRIPIKILKMLTARGGHILHPEYLQPLPSTPISPIELDAKKSPLALLAQTCSQIGKPDPSSSSKISSVTSNGSSDKETKPGPLKMSDIGNEDKSSFKPYAKSSEKNKDSSFGSGSLSGDKASFRVPSATCQPFTPRTGSPSSCHSVSPLPSDGKQGDTEEKKKEFDSNKNSTTESSSGHSRICGVNGEVNQRQENTSGSKVITSDSHTSVSSSSSVLGSGGLVAPVSPYKPGHSVFPLPHSGMTYPGSLAGAYAGYPQHFLPHGMTLDPTKSSSQLLSAQFASQLQCSKAGSPLSRSSPPSLMSASLCRDPYCLSYHCPSHLSGASGASQCHESSALKSGYPLMYPTHPLHSVHSSPPSFAGHPLYPYGFMLPNDPLPHVCNWVSANGPCDKRFSSSEELLNHLRTHTAFAGTEKLISGYPGSSSLANAAAAAMACHMHMPPNGAPGSPGTLTLRSPHHPLGLSTRYHPYSKSPLPPGASIQMPAATGSYYSPYALYGQRLTTASALGYQ, encoded by the exons ATGATCACATCGCCTGCATTGTCTGTTCTGAGAAATAGTATCGTGAATCCGGTGTGGGAGAGCAGTTCTTCAGGGGAGAAGGGCGCAACGACAGTCAACAAGCCATTTCTTCATCTCGTCTCTCCCTCAGACCCTTTAAGGCAGGCTAATCGTATACCCATAAAGATTTTGAAAATGCTTACCGCACGGGGAGGTCACATTTTGCACCCGGAGTACCTTCAACCTTTGCCATCAACCCCTATCAGTCCCATCGAG CTGGATGCCAAGAAAAGTCCGTTGGCTCTCTTAGCACAGACCTGCTCTCAAATCGGTAAACCAGATCCTTCGTCCTCTTCCAAAATCTCATCCGTAACCTCAAATGGATCTAGTGACAAAGAGACCAAACCCGGACCACTAAAAATGAGTGACATTGGAAATGAAGACAAATCAAGCTTCAAACCCTACGCCAAATCATCGGAGAAGAACAAGGACTCCTCATTCGGCAGCGGCAGTCTGAGTGGAGATAAAGCTAGTTTCCGAGTGCCTAGCGCCACCTGCCAGCCGTTCACCCCCAGGACAGGCAGCCCCAGCTCCTGCCACTCTGTGTCTCCGCTGCCGTCAGATGGTAAACAGGGAGACACAGAGGAAAAGAAGAAGGAATTTGATAGCAATAAAAACAGTACAACGGAGAGCAGCAGCGGTCACAGCCGGATATGTGGGGTTAATGGTGAGGTTAACCAACGCCAGGAGAACACTTCTGGTTCAAAGGTTATCACATCAGACTCACACACATCTGTCTCCTCGTCATCATCTGTTCTGGGTTCAGGAGGACTCGTAGCGCCCGTCTCCCCCTACAAACCTGGTCACAGTGTTTTTCCGCTACCGCATTCCGGCATGACCTACCCTGGAAGTTTAGCAGGTGCGTATGCAGGCTATCCCCAACACTTTCTCCCTCATGGAATGACTTTAGACCCGACGAAATCTAGCAGTCAGCTACTAAGCGCTCAGTTTGCCAGCCAACTTCAGTGCAGTAAGGCTGGGAGCCCCTTGTCCAGGTCTTCTCCTCCGTCTCTAATGTCTGCTAGCCTGTGTAGAGACCCGTACTGCCTGAGTTACCACTGCCCGAGCCACTTATCCGGTGCCTCCGGTGCCTCGCAGTGTCATGAATCCTCGGCTTTGAAGTCAGGATACCCTCTCATGTACCCAACTCACCCTTTGCATAGCGTGCATTCCTCGCCGCCATCTTTTGCTGGACACCCGTTATACCCCTATGGCTTCATGCTCCCAAATGACCCTCTGCCACACGTCTGTAATTGGGTGTCGGCTAACGGACCTTGTGACAAGCGTTTTTCTTCTTCAGAAGAGCTTCTCAATCACCTAAGGACTCACACTGCTTTTGCGGGGACGGAGAAGTTGATATCAGGGTACCCGGGTTCATCTTCGCTAGCCAACGCTGCCGCGGCCGCCATGGCTTGCCATATGCACATGCCCCCGAACGGGGCGCCGGGAAGCCCTGGAACGCTCACACTCAGGAGCCCGCATCACCCTCTGGGACTGAGCACGCGCTATCACCCCTATTCAAAGAGCCCCCTGCCACCCGGCGCATCGATTCAGATGCCCGCTGCAACAGGTTCATATTACTCTCCCTATGCCTTGTATGGACAGAGGCTCACCACGGCATCGGCATTAGGATACCAGTAG